The Salvia miltiorrhiza cultivar Shanhuang (shh) chromosome 1, IMPLAD_Smil_shh, whole genome shotgun sequence genome has a window encoding:
- the LOC131004979 gene encoding uncharacterized protein LOC131004979, producing the protein MIATAKFPLQPTVPNPKPTSNSQFSAVVLNFSFGFARRSRIGGGSELWLVDERGEMGFLQKLSRGCFKGCCSKKETEVEVEAANGGEDLFDAAVADSKVQPDHLVIMVNGIIGSAADWRYAADQFVKNLPDKVIVHRSECNPSRLTFDGVDRMGERLAEEVMDVIRRWHGVRKISFVAHSLGGLVARYAIGRLYRLSAKTSSASIPGYCSNGEANVSTSLNDEFYEENIGGLEPVNFVTFATPHLGSRGHKQLPLLCGLPFLEKSASQTAHWIAGRSGKHLFLTDNDGGKLPLLLQMVKDSADLHFISALRSFKRRVVYANANYDHVVGWRTSSIRRQNELPKESLLVNDMKYPHIVHVEQGITEDVNSKVSSAVGTQVIDLEEEMIRGLNQVSWERIDVSFHKSRQRYVAHNTIQVKSYWLNSDGADVVQHMIDNFVM; encoded by the exons ATGATCGCCACCGCCAAGTTCCCTCTGCAACCCACTGTTCCAAACCCAAAACCCACTTCAAATTCTCAATTTTCAGCGGTTGTGCTGAACTTCAGCTTCGGATTTGCGAGAAGATCGAGAATTGGAGGGGGCAGTGAATTGTGGTTGGTGGATGAGCGTGGTGAAATGGGATTTCTGCAGAAATTGAGTAGGGGTTGCTTCAAGGGGTGTTGCTCCAAGAAGGAGACAGAGGTGGAAGTCGAGGCCGCCAACGGCGGCGAGGATCTTTTCGATGCGGCGGTGGCCGACTCTAAAGTGCAGCCTGACCATCTTGTTATCATGGTTAATGGTATCATTGGGAG TGCTGCAGATTGGAGATATGCTGCTGATCAATTTGTGAAGAACCTTCCCGACAAAGTCATTGTTCACC GTAGCGAGTGTAATCCTTCCAGGTTGACTTTTGATGGTGTTGATAGAATGGGCGAAAGGCTCGCTGAAGAG GTGATGGATGTCATCAGGCGCTGGCATGGAGTTCGCAAAATTTCATTCGTTGCTCATTCCTTAGGCGGACTCGTAGCACGTTATGCCATAGGCAGGTTATACAGACTTTCCGCCAAAACCAGTTCTGCAAGTATTCCTGGGTATTGCTCAAATGGTGAAGCCAACGTTTCCACCTCACTAAACGACGAATTTTATGAAGAAAATATAGGTGGCCTGGAACCCGTGAACTTTGTGACGTTTGCAACACCGCATTTGGGTTCAAGAGGACATAAACAG CTTCCGCTTCTCTGCGGGCTTCCTTTTCTGGAAAAGAGTGCCTCACAAACTGCACACTGGATTGCTGGAAGATCAGGGAAGCATCTTTTCCTTACGGATAATGATGGTGGGAAACTTCCACTCCTGCTTCAGATGGTCAAGGACTCTGCTGACCTTCATTTCAT ATCAGCATTACGATCTTTCAAGCGTCGTGTGGTATATGCCAACGCAAACTATGACC ATGTGGTGGGATGGAGAACTTCATCAATCCGCCGTCAAAACGAACTACCAAAG GAAAGTCTTCTTGTGAATGATATGAAGTATCCTCACATCGTCCATGTAGAACAGGGAATAACTGAAGATGTAAACAGTAAAGTATCCTCTGCTGTTGGAACACAGGTTATTGACTTGGAAG AGGAGATGATTAGAGGTCTTAATCAAGTATCTTGGGAGCGTATTGATGTTAGCTTTCACAAAAGCAGACAGCGATACGTTGCACATAATACCATACAG GTTAAGAGCTACTGGTTAAATTCAGATGGTGCTGATGTGGTGCAACATATGATAGATAACTTTGTTATGTAG
- the LOC131011480 gene encoding uncharacterized protein LOC131011480 codes for MASWFDDTSSSSEGKTQEIIGFVYRDREVAHQRLLRDYFNNNQTYGPTFFRRRFWMQKELFLRIIDGVQGFDSYFQIGVDAMGQDSLMPLQKCTVAIRQVAIGIFTDTFDEYLKIADTTRRSCLKKFCKAVIRAYGAEYLRRPTLAVASHDLWSWHAFFGIAGSNNEINILNQSPLFADVLGGTSSPVIFEVNQHYYQMGYYLCDDIYPEWPKFVKSPPLATNPKEARFKKMQELARKDVERAFRVLEARWEIIRNMVRNWASGSDSSEMARSTPSNFEEYVHRDAILIDRQMHAKLQADFIEHIWARFGPLGPK; via the exons ATGGCTTCATGGTTCGATGATACTTCGTCTTCGTCTGAGGGGAAGACGCAAGAAATCAT AGGGTTCGTTTATCGTGATCGTGAGGTTGCCCATCAACGACTTCTTCGAGATTACTTCAACAACAATCAGACGTACGGCCCAACATTTTTTCGACGTCGTTTTTGGATGCAGAAGGAGCTATTCTTACGCATCATCGATGGTGTGCAAGGTTTTGATAGTTACTTCCAGATAGGGGTGGATGCTATGGGCCAAGACTCTCTCATGccgttgcagaaatgcacggtgGCTATCCGACAAGTAGCCATCGGTATTTTTACGGATACTTTTGACGAGTATCTGAAAATTGCTGACACGACTAGACGGTCATGCCTGAAGAAGTTTTGCAAAGCTGTCATCCGGGCATACGGTGCCGAGTATCTTCGGCGTCCTACACTG gccgttgcatcccacgatttgtGGAGTTGGCATGCTTTTTTTGGTATCGCCGGCTCAAATAATGAAATCAACATTCTGAACCAGTCGCCTCTGTTCGCCGACGTCTTGGGAGGAACGTCTTCGCCGGTGATCTTTGAGGTCAACCAGCActactaccagatgggctactacttgtgcgatGACATCTATCCTGAGTGGCCAAAGTTCGTTAAGAGCCCACCGTTGGCGACCAATCCGAAAGAGGCGAGGTTTAAGAAGATGCAAGAACTGGCACGAAAAgatgtcgaacgtgcctttCGAGTGCTTGAAGCTAGATGGGAAATCATTAGAAATATGGTCCGAAATTG GGCGTCTGGTAGTGACTCGTCGGAGATGGCTCGATCGACCCCGTCTAACTTCGAGGAATACGTGCATAGAGATGCAATTCTCATAGATAGGCAGATGCATGCCAAGCTCCAAGCGGATTTTATCGAGCAcatttgggcacgtttcggacctctagggccgaAATAG